The Vicia villosa cultivar HV-30 ecotype Madison, WI linkage group LG1, Vvil1.0, whole genome shotgun sequence genome includes a region encoding these proteins:
- the LOC131662266 gene encoding secreted RxLR effector protein 161-like, whose amino-acid sequence MNLEKKEMDKIPYASVVGSLMYAQVCTRPDLAFIVGVLGRYLSNPGMQQWTAIKRVLCYSKRTRDFVLTYQKSDNLEIIGYSDSDFAGFLDNKRSTSGYIFLLAGGAVS is encoded by the coding sequence ATGAATCTCGAAAAGAAAGAGATGGATAAGATTCCTTACGCTTCAGTTGTAGGGAGTCTCATGTATGCTCAAGTTTGCACTCGTCCCGACTTGGCTTTCATTGTAGGAGTTCTTGGCAGATATTTGAGCAACCCTGGTATGCAGCAATGGACGGCAATAAAGCGTGTTTTATGCTACTCGAAGAGAACTAGAGATTTTGTGCTCACTTATCAGAAGTCGGATAACTTGGAGATCATTGGATATTCTGACTCTGATTTTGCAGGATTCCTAGACAACAAACGGTCCACGTCTGGTTATATCTTCCTCTTGGCTGGAGGAGCCGTCTCATAG
- the LOC131662273 gene encoding uncharacterized protein LOC131662273, translating to MARPIEAVKDINDSKDSWKIVVSCKHLWSLINASTKEQLEMILLDMIQGIVPPFLVQKLKMQLQVGCSYIMQNFKVSNNDFSFRSTKHSFKLVLCGSTSVKKTELVDIPVNYLNIHGLDLITEGRFKYNVLVDIVGGVTEISQSQIIVDNNKSNVVFTMTGMSKEVVQCTMWGKLVVQLYEYYMNHKEDGNIVVLLINARVKKPQGDYPLSISNAWNDTKLVINDVSIEEINKLKESLKNDLPLLSSSSLQVDATQNSQFSEFDKFVWKAEILSLSDIAILQHSDEDDPLEFPYELGAILKKELAIRVFFSIIRPDYLSLATKYTRIPHTSKLKTSDHLEQDQLISVYNFKYNIDCSEKTETKV from the exons ATGGCGAGACCTATTGAAGCTGTCAAAGATATCAATGACTCAAAGGATTCATGGAAGATAGTTGTTAGTTGTAAACATTTATGGAGTCTTATCAATGCTTCAACCAAAGAACAGTTGGAGATGATTTTG CTCGATATGATTCAAGGGATTGTGCCTCCTTTTTTGGTTCAAAAATTGAAGATGCAACTTCAAGTTGGATGTTCTTACATCATGCAAAATTTTAAGGTTTCAAAcaatgatttttcttttaggtCTACCAAGCATAGTTTCAAATTGGTTTTATGTGGTTCAACTTCGGTTAAAAAGACAGAACTGGTTGATATTCCTGTAAACTACCTTAACATTCATGGGTTGGATTTAATAACTGAGGGAAGATTTAAGTATAATGTGTTGGTTG ATATTGTTGGAGGAGTAACTGAGATCTCTCAGTCCCAAATAATTGTTGATAACAATAAGAGCAATGTTGTTTTCACAATGACTGGCATGAG CAAAGAAGTTGTTCAATGTACTATGTGGGGTAAACTTGTTGTGCAACTTTACGAATATTACATGAATCATAAGGAAGATGGCAATATCGTTGTTCTACTAATTAATGCAAGGGTTAAGAAGCCTCAAG GAGATTATCCGTTGAGTATTTCGAATGCATGGAACGACACAAAATTGGTGATTAATGATGTTAGCATTGAGGAGATTAACAAGCTTAAAGAAAG CCTTAAAAATGATTTACCATTGTTGTCGTCTTCGAGTCTGCAAGTGGACGCAACACAAAACTCCCAATTTTCTGAGTTTGATAAGTTTGTGTGGAAAGCCGAAATTTTGAGCCTTTCGGATATTGCAATTTTGCAACAT tccGATGAAGATGATCCTCTTGAATTCCCCTATGAACTTGGTGCAATTCTCAAAAAGGAGTTGGCTATAAGAGTTTTTTTCAGCATAATAAGGCCCGACTATCTGTCATTGGCTACAAAGTACACGAGgataccc CATACATCAAAGCTTAAAACATCGGATCATTTGGAGCAGGATCAACTAATAAGTGTTTAT AATTTCAAATATAATATAGATTGTTCCGAAAAAACTGAAACCAAAGTATAG